One Chaetodon trifascialis isolate fChaTrf1 chromosome 12, fChaTrf1.hap1, whole genome shotgun sequence DNA window includes the following coding sequences:
- the cdc16 gene encoding cell division cycle protein 16 homolog: MNLDRLRKRVRQYIDQQQYQSALFWADKIASLSHEDPQDIYWLAQCLYLTSQYHRASHALRSRKLDKLYGACQYLAARCHYAAKEFQQALDILDAEEPASKKLLDRSGKEDSGAPESTKDWDMSPASVNSSICLLRGKIYDAMDNRPLATSSYKEALKLDVYCFEAFDLLTSHHMLTAQEEKEFLDLLPLSQQCTEEEEELLHFLFENKLKKYNKPSDLVVPEMVNGLQDNLDVVVSLAERHYYNCDFKMCYKLTSMVMVKDPFHANCLPVHIGTLVELGKANELFYLSHKLVDLYPSNPVSWFAVGCYYLMVGHKNEHARRYLSKATTLERTYGPAWIAYGHSFAVESEHDQAMAAYFTAAQLMKGCHLPMLYIGLEYGLTNNSKLAERFFSQALSIAPEDPFVIHEVAVVAFQNGDWKTAERLFLDAMEKIKAIGNEVTVDKWEPLLNNLGHVCRKLKKYDQALEYHRQALVLIPQHASTYAAIGYVHSLMGDFESAIDYFHTALGLKRDDTFSVTMLGHCIEMYIGDTDAYIGTDINDKVRGSLNTPALMKMLNTSEPSDLLATPRLEDTSITSLETPLSNQDKMMLETPLRLSLTLECDMYESDVMLDTLSDTST; the protein is encoded by the exons atgaatctCGACAGGCTTCGAAAGCGAGTACGACAGTACATCGACCAG caaCAGTATCAAAGTGCTCTGTTTTGGGCCGACAAGATAGCATCTCTTTCTCACG AGGATCCCCAGGATATTTACTGGCTAGCTCAGTGCCTTTACTTGACCTCACAGTACCACAGAGCCTCCCACGCCCTCCGTTCACGAAAACTTGACAAG TTGTACGGAGCCTGTCAGTATCTTGCTGCTAGGTGCCAT TACGCTGCCAAAGAGTTCCAGCAGGCCTTGGATATCCTGGATGCAGAGGAGCCAGCCAGTAAGAAGCTGCTGGACAGGAGTGGGAAAGAGGACAGCGGGGCACCAGAGTCAACCAAGGACTGGGACATGTCCCCTGCTTCT GTCAACAGCTCCATCTGCCTCCTACGAGGTAAGATCTATGATGCCATGGACAACAGACCACTGGCCACCTCCAGCTACAAAGAGGCCTTGAAACTGGATGTGTACTGCTTTGAAGCCTTCGACCTTTTAACGTCCCACCACATGTTGACTGCGCAGGAAG AGAAAGAATTCCTTGACTTGCTTCCTCTGAGTCAACAGtgcactgaggaagaggaagagctgtTACACTTCCTTTTTGAGAATAAGTTAAAGAAG TATAACAAGCCCAGTGATTTGGTGGTGCCAGAGATGGTCAATGGTCTTCAAGACAACTTGGATGTAGTAGTGTCTCTTGCTGAGAGACATTATTATAACTGTGATTTCAAGATGTGCTACAAACTCACATCGAT ggtgATGGTCAAAGACCCCTTCCATGCCAACTGTTTGCCAGTCCACATAGGAACTCTGGTGGAGCTTGGAAAAGCAAATG AGTTGTTTTACCTCTCACACAAACTTGTAGATTTGTATCCCAGCAACCCA GTATCCTGGTTTGCTGTTGGGTGCTATTATCTCATGGTTGGCCATAAAAACGAACATGCTCGCCGATACCTGAG CAAAGCCACCACGCTGGAGAGGACGTACGGTCCTGCGTGGATTGCCTATGGCCATTCATTCGCAGTGGAGAGTGAGCATGACCAAGCCATGGCTGCCTACTTCACTGCTGCCCAGCTGATGAAAGG GTGTCACTTGCCCATGCTCTACATCGGCCTGGAGTACGGTCTGACCAACAACTCCAAGCTGGCTGAACGTTTCTTCAGCCAGGCTCTCAGTATCGCTCCAGAGGACCCGTTTGTCATCCATGAGGTGGCGGTGGTTGCCTTCCAAAATGGAGA ctggaagacagcagagaggctgtTTCTCGATGCAATGGAGAAGATCAAAGCCATAGGGAATGAG GTTACTGTGGACAAATGGGAGCCTTTGTTAAACAACTTGGGCCACGTGTGTCGGAAACTGAA AAAGTACGACCAGGCTCTGGAGTACCACCGTCAGGCGCTGGTGTTAATCCCTCAGCACGCCTCCACTTACGCTGCCATAGGATACGTACACAGCCTCATGGGCGACTTTGAGAGCGCCATCGACTACTTTCATACG GCACTTGGACTGAAAAGGGACGACACTTTCTCTGTGACGATGCTCGGCCACTGTATTGAGATGTACATTGGTGACACAGATGCCTACATAG GCACAGACATCAACGACAAGGTGCGAGGCAGCTTGAACACTCCAGCGCTGATGAAGATGCTGAACACATCAGAGCCCAGCGACCTTCTAGCCACGCCACGGTTGGAAGACACCAGCATCACGTCCTTGGAAACGCCATTGTCTAATCAGGACAAGATGATGCTGGAGACGCCTCTGCGACTCTCTCTGACCCTGGAGTGCGATATGTATGAGAGTGATGTGATGTTGGACACCTTGTCAGACACCAGCACGTGA